A part of Dehalogenimonas sp. W genomic DNA contains:
- a CDS encoding PD-(D/E)XK nuclease family protein translates to MAGEVQCHWSAWFRAHCTEYEKAPSDFKQAAWMVAHNQGLDELCRRQAGITAMFKEEQNQFKVSRKGGLTISGKPDLITLEEGGLTTVYDVKTGAPRHSDLIQVMLYMLLLPYGSPLYRGKSLKGCVVYRNAESSDIPAAAVDTEFQQRVTYFLDLLSAEKPPRRSPSHSECRYCELTSADCPERLADDVPDLPDTELPF, encoded by the coding sequence ATGGCCGGTGAAGTCCAATGTCATTGGTCCGCCTGGTTTCGGGCGCACTGCACTGAGTATGAAAAGGCACCTTCGGATTTTAAACAGGCCGCCTGGATGGTGGCCCATAATCAGGGCCTGGATGAATTATGCCGGCGTCAGGCCGGGATAACGGCCATGTTTAAAGAAGAGCAGAACCAATTCAAAGTATCCCGTAAGGGTGGGCTGACTATTTCCGGCAAGCCTGACCTGATTACTCTGGAAGAGGGCGGGCTGACAACAGTTTACGACGTCAAGACCGGCGCGCCGCGGCATTCAGACCTTATCCAGGTGATGCTATATATGTTGCTGTTGCCTTATGGTTCGCCGTTATACCGGGGAAAATCCCTGAAGGGGTGTGTGGTTTACCGGAACGCCGAATCAAGCGACATTCCCGCTGCGGCGGTTGATACGGAATTTCAGCAACGGGTGACTTATTTTCTGGATTTGTTGTCGGCTGAAAAGCCGCCGAGGCGGTCTCCCAGCCATTCCGAGTGCCGTTATTGCGAATTAACCTCAGCCGATTGCCCGGAACGGCTGGCGGATGATGTCCCTGATCTACCCGATACTGAATTGCCTTTCTGA
- a CDS encoding ribose-phosphate pyrophosphokinase — protein MDELKVFSGNANPDLAHAVVDYLGIPLGNCQVFEFSNENTFVRIMDNVRNRDTFVIQPFSSPVNQSIMETMIMIDALKRASAGRITAVIPYYGYGRTDKKDQPRVPITARLIADLLTTSGANRVLTVDLHAAQIQGFFNIPVDELSAINLITNHVKKKNLENLVVVATDIGITKRARDFAERLNAPLAIIEKRRLGNDDRTETLNIIGDVKGRIALTIDDEIDTAGSLINSVQTLLKAGASEVYSCCTHPIFSGPAIERIAASPVKEVIVTDTVPVRPEKKLDKITVLSIAPLLGEAIHRIHTGLSVGAMFQQDS, from the coding sequence ATGGATGAACTGAAAGTATTTTCCGGAAACGCCAATCCTGATCTGGCTCATGCCGTGGTAGATTATCTGGGCATCCCATTGGGCAATTGTCAGGTTTTTGAATTCTCCAATGAGAATACTTTCGTCCGCATCATGGATAACGTACGCAACCGCGATACCTTCGTGATTCAGCCTTTCTCCTCGCCGGTCAATCAGAGCATCATGGAAACGATGATTATGATTGATGCGCTGAAGCGCGCTTCCGCCGGCCGTATTACCGCCGTCATCCCCTACTATGGTTACGGCCGCACGGATAAAAAGGACCAGCCGCGGGTGCCCATCACCGCCCGCCTGATCGCCGACCTGCTGACCACCTCCGGGGCGAACCGGGTGTTGACCGTTGACCTCCATGCAGCCCAGATTCAGGGCTTTTTCAATATCCCGGTTGACGAACTGTCCGCCATCAACCTGATTACCAATCACGTCAAGAAAAAGAATCTGGAAAATCTGGTGGTGGTGGCTACGGACATCGGCATTACCAAACGGGCAAGGGACTTTGCGGAAAGGCTCAACGCCCCGCTGGCCATCATTGAGAAACGGCGATTAGGCAACGATGACCGCACCGAAACCCTGAACATCATCGGTGACGTCAAGGGCCGCATTGCTTTAACCATTGACGATGAGATAGATACCGCCGGTTCGCTGATCAATTCAGTGCAGACTCTGCTTAAAGCCGGGGCGTCCGAGGTTTATTCCTGCTGTACTCACCCCATCTTTTCCGGCCCGGCCATTGAACGCATCGCCGCCTCTCCGGTCAAAGAGGTCATCGTCACCGACACCGTGCCGGTGCGTCCCGAGAAGAAACTGGATAAAATTACCGTGCTGTCCATCGCCCCGCTTCTGGGTGAAGCCATCCACCGTATCCATACCGGATTATCGGTCGGCGCTATGTTCCAACAGGATTCCTGA
- a CDS encoding GGDEF domain-containing protein, which translates to MIQAELVETLLDNLSEGVYFVDCERRISYWNKAAEALTGRTAAEVLGFRCADNILVHTDDKGTSLCLNGCPLTATMADGRPHESSAFMLHRDGHRVPVNIKVMPMRDESGVIIGAIETFTDNSQNFQLQEQVAELEKLSLIDELTRAGNRRYANITLETKFNEFNRYDWPFGVIMFDIDNFKSVNDVYGHDTGDDVLKMIARTIMANIRSPQSLFFRWGGEEFVIVGTNVDGIQLYEIAERMRNLVAGSMLTRQDREICVTVSAGVTVARPGDDPDTIMRRADDLMYASKKAGKNRCTGD; encoded by the coding sequence ATGATACAAGCCGAATTAGTTGAAACGCTGCTGGACAATCTGAGCGAAGGCGTTTACTTTGTTGATTGCGAAAGACGGATTTCCTATTGGAATAAAGCCGCTGAAGCCCTGACCGGAAGGACCGCTGCTGAGGTTTTGGGATTTCGGTGTGCTGATAATATCCTGGTTCATACTGATGACAAAGGCACAAGTTTGTGTTTAAATGGTTGTCCGCTGACGGCTACCATGGCGGATGGTCGGCCTCATGAATCCTCGGCTTTTATGCTGCACCGGGACGGCCACAGGGTGCCGGTGAACATCAAAGTGATGCCCATGCGTGATGAATCAGGCGTCATTATCGGTGCTATTGAAACCTTCACCGATAATTCACAAAACTTTCAGCTTCAAGAACAAGTCGCTGAACTGGAAAAGCTATCGCTTATTGATGAACTGACCCGGGCCGGTAACCGGCGTTATGCCAATATTACCCTTGAAACCAAGTTCAATGAGTTCAACCGTTATGATTGGCCTTTCGGTGTCATCATGTTTGATATTGATAATTTCAAGTCAGTCAATGATGTCTATGGTCATGATACCGGAGATGACGTGTTGAAGATGATAGCCCGGACTATTATGGCCAATATCCGCAGTCCTCAGTCATTATTCTTTCGTTGGGGGGGGGAGGAGTTCGTGATTGTGGGCACTAACGTTGATGGTATACAGCTTTATGAAATCGCTGAACGGATGCGCAATCTTGTCGCCGGTTCCATGTTGACGAGACAAGACCGGGAAATATGCGTGACTGTCTCTGCGGGGGTGACGGTTGCCAGGCCTGGCGACGACCCGGATACCATTATGCGGCGAGCGGATGACCTGATGTATGCCAGTAAAAAAGCGGGGAAAAACCGCTGTACCGGGGATTAA
- a CDS encoding prepilin peptidase gives MESAYAIVFFIFGTVIGSFLNVMADRMPGEQSIVTPPSRCPGCSRRLSVTDMIPVISWLALKGRCRTCGEKIPARVFWVETVTGLAFAFLYLYFGLTPELWVGLFYAAVTIVIFVIDLEHQLILNNILMPAMGIALLISLFAGQIDLAPTFLNAVIGAVAGFGIFLVVYIVSRGGMGEGDVKLGALAGLITGWPNVIVAVILSWIASGLVAIGLLAFRRKGRREAIAFGPFLALAMFITFLWGSQLIDWYLGLFLN, from the coding sequence ATGGAATCCGCTTACGCAATCGTCTTTTTCATATTCGGCACCGTCATCGGCAGTTTCCTCAATGTCATGGCCGACCGGATGCCCGGGGAACAATCCATCGTCACCCCGCCGTCACGCTGTCCCGGTTGCAGCCGCCGGCTTTCAGTCACCGATATGATACCTGTAATATCCTGGCTGGCGCTTAAAGGGCGTTGCCGGACCTGCGGCGAAAAAATACCCGCCCGCGTCTTTTGGGTGGAAACCGTGACCGGTTTGGCCTTCGCCTTTCTTTACCTGTATTTCGGCCTCACGCCGGAGTTATGGGTCGGCTTATTTTACGCCGCAGTAACCATCGTTATTTTTGTGATTGACCTGGAACACCAACTCATTCTCAATAACATCCTGATGCCGGCTATGGGCATAGCACTGCTGATCAGCCTTTTTGCCGGACAGATTGACCTCGCCCCCACGTTTCTGAACGCTGTTATCGGCGCCGTCGCCGGTTTCGGTATCTTTTTGGTGGTTTATATCGTCTCCCGCGGCGGTATGGGCGAAGGCGACGTCAAGCTGGGTGCTCTGGCGGGTCTGATTACCGGCTGGCCTAACGTTATCGTGGCCGTTATTCTCTCCTGGATTGCCAGCGGACTGGTGGCCATTGGATTACTGGCTTTCCGGCGCAAAGGCCGCCGCGAGGCCATCGCCTTCGGGCCGTTCCTCGCCCTGGCCATGTTCATCACCTTTCTCTGGGGCAGTCAGTTGATAGACTGGTATTTGGGGCTGTTCCTGAACTAA
- the hisI gene encoding phosphoribosyl-AMP cyclohydrolase encodes MAVKGKGLKLDDKGLVAAIVQDANTNQVLMLGYMNKESAELTLKTGTVWFYSRSRQELWNKGATSGNMLKVKELWLDCDNDAVLVKAEPAGPTCHTGEVSCFFEPLTAEHVAATEG; translated from the coding sequence TTGGCAGTCAAAGGCAAGGGTCTCAAACTGGATGACAAAGGGCTGGTCGCCGCTATCGTGCAGGACGCTAACACCAACCAGGTCCTGATGCTGGGGTACATGAACAAGGAATCCGCGGAACTGACACTCAAGACCGGCACCGTCTGGTTCTATTCCCGTTCCCGTCAGGAACTCTGGAACAAGGGCGCCACTTCCGGCAACATGCTGAAAGTCAAAGAACTGTGGCTGGATTGTGACAACGATGCCGTTCTGGTCAAAGCTGAACCAGCCGGCCCCACCTGCCACACCGGCGAGGTAAGCTGTTTCTTTGAACCGCTGACCGCGGAACACGTCGCCGCTACCGAAGGCTAG
- the glyA gene encoding serine hydroxymethyltransferase translates to MTRLRFDDPIIYNAIAAEDTRQQETINLIASENYASRAILQAQGSSLTNKYAEGYPGKRYYGGCHNMDDIEALAIDRAKELFRAEHANVQPHSGAQANMAAYFALIKPGDTIMGMSLSHGGHLTHGAKPNFTGKMYNVVAYGLDQETERINYAEMERLADESQPKVIMSGASAYPRIIDFERIRHICDRVGAKMIVDIAHIAGLVAAGVHPSPVPYADIVTSTTHKTLRGPRGGFVLCKEEYAHAIDSAVFPGIQGGPLMHVIAGKAVAFREAGTQEFGQYAAQILKNTKTLAQELEKSGFRLVSGGTDNHLVLLDLTATGVNGKDAEEALGRCNIVVNRNTVPFIVGQKPTAPNGIRLGTAAVTTRGFGETEMVKIAAWINEIIKNFGNTDTESRIASEVKELTANFAVPGITD, encoded by the coding sequence ATGACCAGACTCCGTTTTGACGACCCTATTATTTATAATGCCATCGCCGCCGAGGACACCCGGCAACAGGAAACCATCAATCTTATCGCTTCAGAAAACTACGCTTCCCGGGCGATTCTGCAAGCGCAGGGTTCCTCACTGACTAACAAATACGCCGAAGGGTACCCCGGCAAACGCTATTACGGCGGTTGCCATAACATGGACGATATTGAAGCCCTGGCCATTGACCGCGCCAAAGAACTTTTCCGCGCCGAACACGCCAATGTTCAGCCGCACTCCGGCGCTCAGGCTAACATGGCAGCGTACTTCGCCTTGATTAAACCCGGCGACACCATAATGGGCATGAGTCTGTCTCACGGCGGACACCTGACCCACGGCGCCAAACCTAATTTCACCGGAAAAATGTACAACGTGGTTGCTTACGGCCTGGATCAGGAAACCGAGCGCATCAATTACGCCGAGATGGAACGACTGGCTGATGAGAGCCAGCCCAAGGTCATCATGTCCGGGGCGTCAGCTTACCCCCGCATTATTGACTTTGAACGCATCCGCCATATCTGCGACCGGGTCGGCGCTAAAATGATTGTAGACATCGCCCACATCGCCGGACTGGTTGCCGCCGGGGTGCACCCGTCTCCGGTACCCTATGCCGATATCGTTACCTCGACCACCCACAAAACCCTCCGCGGTCCCCGCGGCGGCTTTGTGCTGTGTAAAGAGGAATACGCCCACGCCATTGATTCGGCAGTCTTCCCCGGCATTCAGGGCGGCCCTTTGATGCATGTCATCGCCGGCAAAGCCGTGGCTTTCAGAGAAGCCGGCACTCAGGAATTCGGCCAATACGCCGCCCAGATTCTTAAAAATACCAAAACGCTGGCGCAGGAACTGGAGAAGTCCGGCTTCCGGCTGGTTTCCGGCGGCACAGACAATCATCTGGTGCTACTGGACCTGACCGCGACCGGCGTCAACGGCAAGGATGCCGAAGAAGCCCTGGGCCGCTGTAATATTGTGGTAAACCGCAACACCGTACCGTTTATCGTCGGCCAGAAACCCACGGCTCCCAACGGCATACGGCTGGGGACCGCAGCAGTAACGACCCGTGGTTTTGGTGAAACCGAAATGGTTAAAATCGCCGCCTGGATCAACGAGATTATCAAAAACTTCGGTAATACCGACACTGAGTCCCGCATCGCCTCGGAGGTGAAAGAGTTGACCGCTAATTTTGCGGTGCCTGGAATAACCGATTAA
- the hisA gene encoding 1-(5-phosphoribosyl)-5-[(5-phosphoribosylamino)methylideneamino]imidazole-4-carboxamide isomerase, giving the protein MEIIPAIDIRGGRCVRLFQGDYAQETVYSDNPLAVALKWQSLGAPRLHIVDLDGARDGEMVNFSIISEIAQSAVVPVQLGGGVRDVESIRKLLNAGVDRVVLGTAAVENPELVREACRNFGESIIVSLDCRDGKMAVKGWQEATDLPTIVFARQMMELGVKRFVFTDIARDGTLTEPNFTALYELIHAIKAPVIASGGIANLSHLKILKLLGASAAILGKSIYTGAIDLREALSQ; this is encoded by the coding sequence ATAGAAATCATTCCGGCCATAGACATTCGCGGCGGCCGTTGCGTGCGCCTGTTCCAGGGTGATTATGCCCAGGAAACAGTATACTCCGACAACCCGCTGGCGGTGGCCCTGAAGTGGCAATCTTTAGGAGCCCCAAGGCTTCATATAGTTGACCTGGATGGCGCCAGAGACGGTGAAATGGTCAACTTCAGCATCATCTCCGAGATTGCCCAATCCGCCGTAGTTCCGGTGCAACTGGGCGGCGGCGTCCGTGACGTGGAAAGCATCAGAAAACTGCTCAATGCCGGAGTAGACCGGGTGGTGCTGGGGACCGCGGCAGTAGAAAATCCGGAACTGGTACGCGAAGCCTGCCGGAATTTCGGTGAATCCATCATCGTGTCCCTTGACTGCCGCGACGGCAAGATGGCCGTCAAAGGCTGGCAGGAGGCGACCGACCTGCCGACGATAGTATTCGCCCGCCAAATGATGGAGCTGGGTGTAAAAAGGTTTGTCTTCACCGACATCGCCCGAGACGGCACGCTGACCGAACCCAACTTCACCGCGCTGTACGAGTTGATCCACGCCATAAAAGCACCGGTCATCGCTTCCGGCGGCATCGCCAACCTGAGCCACCTGAAAATCCTCAAGCTCCTGGGGGCTTCCGCTGCCATTCTGGGCAAATCCATTTATACCGGAGCTATTGACCTCAGGGAAGCGCTGAGTCAGTAA
- a CDS encoding superinfection immunity protein — protein sequence MLEGLFGFFFASIFGLISFFLSLVIYFLPSFIAFASKRRNALAIFLLNFLLGWTFIGWVVALVWSVKK from the coding sequence ATGCTGGAAGGTTTATTCGGCTTTTTCTTCGCCAGTATATTCGGCCTCATATCGTTCTTTCTGAGCCTGGTTATCTATTTTCTGCCCAGTTTCATCGCCTTTGCGAGTAAACGCCGCAACGCCCTGGCGATTTTCCTGTTGAACTTCCTGCTGGGCTGGACCTTTATCGGCTGGGTAGTCGCACTGGTCTGGTCGGTCAAAAAGTAA
- a CDS encoding PAS domain S-box protein, translated as MKDKDIRQTGGEETDSYYQRLFNSLPMGLMVQDYSAVKPYLDNLVVSGVSDIGSYLEKHPDELGHCINLVKIIDANDMAVRLFRASDKQSLTASLRRLFADQSVALFAQRLAALMRGESYATEIYGRLFNGETGHAQVRVHILPEYQATWERVQITITDITERKAAEEKLQASESKYQSLFEDSGEAAFMHRPSPEGLPGVFQEVNEAACELLGYSKAELLTLGPRDIVVWEKAGVTPPNITKRLETDKKVTMESTYRHKDGHEIPIEVSIHRFDLQGKPAVLTLARDITERKKAQDALLQAQAQLELMLGQIPCILWSMDKDLRYTTASGLGLQTSGRTPGDLVGKTIFEYSPKFTESSPFVIALRQALSGQSQVFEQTSVLNKRTFLVYMQPLFNTMSEIGGIVGVSVDITERKQAEEKLKRSSEELARQNVFIQAIIDNLPIGLAVNNIGDGKATYMNRSFEEIYGWPKEDIVDISSFFEKVYPDPAYRQTITSQIMADIASGDPGRMVWDGIETTTKSGETRIINAVNIPVVEQGIMVSTVRDITARVNAEKALRESEEKFRLLAENTEAIPWVYDVVLDQWAYVAPQVKRIIGYEPEEWTDIKFWTDRIYEEDREWAPLYCDECSKAGKPHTFEYRFIKKNGDLIWLRDVVSVEMRDGIPVKLRGFMLDITSQKQKEAELSQSRRQFEILFMDSPVSIMVHDKGTGEIVDANTKAWESYGLTSLEELITHDIFTKAPFSSAEALALIRKSAEEGHQEFEWFSRRADGTGFWEYVNLTTMVIGGVERVVASSIDITARRQAEQLAVDAVQEWRVTFDSITDMVAIVDADYKIARVNAAFTRVLNTRPHEVIGRHCYEVIHGRNTPHPSCPHSRTFENNKVEYSVYFDEKLNFWVESTSSPILGDQGQITGSVHIIKDISDRKRAEEEQHQLRDKAEMSSRLAAVGEMAAGIAHEINNPLTGVIGFSELLLTRPDVPEDMKQELTIINEGSQRVKGIVRRMLTFARQSKPEKSSVDINELIENTLELRGYVLKTSNIEVVRDFESRLPRVTADAGQLQQVFLNLIVNAEFAMKQAHDKGILVIKTERIDGHIRISITDDGPGMSAEVKAKLFQPFFTTKEPGEGTGMGLALSFGIIKEHGGSITVESVEGSGSTFIIELPVATAETAPSAVPVPVAPSPAPAKKGRVLVLDDEPTVGMLVKTILTGCGYEVTNCLVPAEALEKLRQGGYDLLILDIRMPGMSGIEFVEELRHRWPELLSRILFITGDTSDLTTREYLNTHQIPFITKPFEKKELEDKVNALL; from the coding sequence ATGAAGGATAAAGATATCAGGCAAACCGGCGGGGAAGAGACCGACAGTTACTACCAACGGTTGTTTAACAGTCTTCCGATGGGATTGATGGTCCAGGATTACTCAGCCGTTAAGCCGTATCTGGATAATCTGGTCGTTTCCGGCGTCAGTGATATCGGTTCGTATTTGGAAAAGCATCCAGATGAATTAGGCCACTGCATCAACCTGGTGAAAATAATTGACGCCAATGATATGGCGGTTCGGCTTTTCCGGGCGTCTGATAAGCAATCATTAACCGCTTCCTTGAGACGGCTTTTCGCTGACCAGTCAGTCGCATTATTTGCCCAAAGATTGGCGGCACTGATGCGTGGTGAATCCTACGCAACGGAGATTTACGGACGGCTGTTCAACGGTGAAACGGGACATGCGCAGGTGAGGGTGCATATCTTGCCGGAGTATCAGGCAACGTGGGAAAGGGTTCAGATAACCATCACAGATATCACTGAACGCAAGGCGGCGGAAGAAAAACTTCAGGCTAGTGAGTCAAAATATCAGTCACTATTCGAGGATAGCGGTGAGGCTGCCTTCATGCACCGGCCTTCTCCGGAAGGTTTGCCGGGTGTATTTCAGGAGGTCAATGAGGCCGCTTGTGAGTTATTGGGTTATTCCAAAGCAGAATTGTTGACCCTCGGTCCAAGGGACATTGTAGTTTGGGAAAAAGCCGGGGTAACTCCTCCGAACATCACGAAAAGACTGGAGACTGACAAGAAAGTAACCATGGAGTCCACATACCGACACAAGGATGGGCATGAGATTCCTATTGAGGTGAGTATCCATAGGTTTGATTTACAGGGCAAACCCGCGGTCTTAACGCTTGCCCGCGATATCACAGAGCGTAAGAAAGCCCAAGATGCGCTGCTTCAGGCCCAGGCCCAGCTTGAACTGATGTTAGGGCAGATACCTTGTATCTTATGGTCAATGGATAAGGACTTGAGATACACCACTGCCTCAGGTCTTGGATTACAGACTTCAGGCCGCACCCCTGGTGACCTAGTCGGTAAGACTATTTTTGAATATTCCCCCAAGTTTACTGAGTCTAGTCCCTTTGTTATCGCCCTCAGACAAGCCTTAAGCGGTCAATCCCAGGTTTTTGAACAGACTTCGGTGCTGAATAAACGGACCTTTCTGGTATATATGCAGCCGTTGTTTAATACAATGTCTGAAATTGGCGGGATTGTCGGCGTCAGTGTTGATATTACAGAGCGAAAACAAGCTGAGGAAAAACTGAAGCGGTCTTCGGAAGAGCTGGCGCGTCAAAATGTGTTTATTCAAGCCATCATTGATAATTTGCCCATCGGGCTGGCGGTGAACAATATTGGTGACGGCAAGGCCACCTATATGAACCGCAGCTTTGAGGAAATATACGGCTGGCCCAAAGAAGACATTGTTGATATCAGTTCCTTTTTTGAAAAGGTCTATCCGGACCCGGCATACCGGCAGACTATTACTTCTCAAATAATGGCGGATATTGCCAGCGGCGACCCGGGGCGGATGGTTTGGGACGGCATAGAAACAACCACCAAATCCGGTGAAACGAGAATCATCAATGCGGTTAATATTCCGGTGGTGGAGCAGGGCATCATGGTGTCCACTGTCCGTGATATTACGGCAAGGGTAAACGCTGAAAAAGCGTTGAGAGAATCGGAGGAGAAGTTCAGGCTCCTGGCCGAAAACACCGAAGCTATTCCCTGGGTGTATGATGTCGTCCTTGACCAATGGGCCTATGTCGCCCCGCAGGTGAAAAGGATTATCGGCTACGAACCGGAAGAATGGACTGATATAAAATTCTGGACTGACCGTATCTACGAGGAGGACCGCGAGTGGGCGCCTTTATATTGCGACGAATGCTCCAAAGCCGGCAAGCCGCACACCTTTGAATATCGGTTTATTAAGAAGAACGGCGATTTAATCTGGCTGCGTGATGTAGTCAGTGTAGAAATGCGTGACGGCATTCCGGTTAAACTTCGCGGTTTTATGCTGGACATCACTTCGCAGAAGCAAAAAGAGGCAGAGCTTTCTCAAAGTCGGCGGCAATTTGAGATTCTGTTTATGGATTCGCCGGTTTCAATAATGGTCCATGACAAGGGCACCGGGGAAATCGTTGATGCTAACACCAAAGCCTGGGAGAGTTACGGTTTGACCTCGCTGGAGGAATTAATAACCCATGATATCTTCACTAAGGCGCCCTTTTCATCTGCCGAGGCCTTGGCCTTAATCCGCAAATCTGCCGAGGAAGGCCATCAGGAATTTGAATGGTTTAGCCGTCGGGCAGATGGGACGGGGTTCTGGGAATATGTTAATTTGACTACCATGGTTATTGGCGGTGTGGAGCGGGTGGTGGCTTCTTCAATTGACATCACTGCCCGACGCCAGGCAGAACAGCTTGCCGTTGACGCTGTCCAGGAATGGCGGGTTACCTTTGACTCCATAACTGACATGGTGGCGATTGTGGATGCCGACTATAAGATAGCACGGGTCAACGCCGCCTTTACCAGGGTTCTTAATACCAGACCGCATGAAGTGATTGGCCGGCATTGTTACGAAGTAATTCACGGCAGGAATACGCCTCATCCTTCATGTCCTCACAGCCGAACTTTTGAAAACAACAAAGTGGAATACAGTGTATATTTTGACGAAAAATTGAACTTTTGGGTGGAGTCAACTTCTTCGCCCATTCTGGGCGACCAAGGCCAAATAACCGGTTCAGTACATATCATTAAGGATATCAGTGATCGCAAGCGGGCTGAAGAAGAGCAGCACCAGTTGCGGGATAAAGCGGAGATGTCCAGCCGGTTGGCAGCGGTAGGTGAAATGGCCGCCGGTATCGCCCACGAAATCAACAACCCGCTGACCGGTGTTATCGGTTTCTCTGAATTATTACTGACCAGGCCTGATGTGCCTGAGGATATGAAACAAGAGCTGACCATCATCAACGAAGGCAGCCAGCGGGTTAAAGGCATTGTCAGGCGCATGCTCACTTTTGCCCGCCAGTCCAAGCCGGAAAAGAGTTCCGTTGATATCAATGAACTTATTGAAAATACCCTGGAACTCCGGGGCTATGTCCTCAAGACCAGTAATATTGAGGTGGTCAGGGACTTTGAATCCCGGTTGCCCCGGGTAACTGCGGATGCCGGCCAGTTGCAACAGGTGTTTCTTAATCTTATTGTTAACGCTGAATTTGCCATGAAGCAGGCGCACGATAAGGGTATTTTAGTCATAAAGACTGAGAGGATTGACGGGCATATCCGGATTTCAATTACGGACGACGGCCCCGGCATGTCCGCTGAGGTTAAGGCCAAGCTTTTCCAGCCGTTTTTTACCACCAAAGAGCCTGGCGAGGGCACTGGGATGGGCTTGGCATTGTCGTTCGGCATTATCAAGGAGCACGGCGGCAGCATCACCGTGGAGAGCGTGGAAGGTTCGGGCTCCACATTTATCATTGAGTTACCAGTTGCGACGGCGGAAACAGCCCCGTCTGCAGTACCGGTACCGGTTGCTCCGTCGCCTGCACCGGCTAAAAAAGGCAGAGTTTTGGTGTTGGATGACGAGCCGACGGTAGGGATGTTGGTCAAGACTATTTTGACCGGCTGTGGGTATGAGGTAACCAATTGCCTGGTCCCGGCGGAAGCTCTGGAAAAGCTGCGGCAAGGCGGCTATGATTTGCTGATTTTAGACATCCGGATGCCGGGGATGAGCGGTATTGAGTTTGTTGAAGAGCTTCGGCACCGTTGGCCGGAATTGCTGAGCCGTATTTTATTTATTACCGGGGACACTTCTGACCTGACGACCAGAGAATATTTAAACACTCATCAGATTCCCTTTATCACCAAACCGTTTGAAAAAAAAGAACTGGAAGATAAGGTTAATGCGTTGTTATGA